A portion of the Pleuronectes platessa chromosome 15, fPlePla1.1, whole genome shotgun sequence genome contains these proteins:
- the LOC128457460 gene encoding cornifelin homolog B, with protein MESQKTDEWGSGIFDFYQDVPECCYSFWCCPCFAATTTKTYGESLFLPLLDLFGVIPPVNMSMRVSLRQRYGIKDSMFRDCLFATCCSPCSWCQMSREMKRRKT; from the exons ATGGAATCCCAGAAGACGGACGAGTGGGGATCAGGGATATTTGACTTCTACCAGGACGTCCCTGAGT gctgTTATTCTTTCTGGTGCTGTCCCTGCTtcgccgccaccaccaccaagaCCTATGGAGAGAGtctctttctccccctgctGGACTTGTTTGGCGTCATCCCGCCCGTCAACATGTCCATGAGGGTCTCCCTGCGGCAGCGATACGGAATCAAA GACTCCATGTTCAGGGACTGCTTGTTCGCCACCTGCTGCAGCCCCTGCAGCTGGTGTCAGATGtccagagagatgaagaggaggaaaacataA